A single window of Desulfovibrio inopinatus DSM 10711 DNA harbors:
- a CDS encoding acyl carrier protein, with protein MTINLDSLKDWITNYLAILVGEPIETIDVNKQLLYFDLDAVDAGVMGKKLSATFGIAIDPEIFLNKDASIETICAGIFDLYSSSNPTPLKNWIKDYLANLIGEPAETIDTTNPLSYFDLDSIDAVVMATKLSDEFGIDIHPETFLAEEISIDKISKRIFNRYLLRQNSANQ; from the coding sequence ATGACTATCAATCTGGACTCACTCAAGGATTGGATAACAAATTATCTCGCCATTTTAGTTGGTGAACCAATTGAAACAATCGATGTCAATAAACAGCTCTTGTACTTTGATCTTGACGCAGTTGACGCAGGCGTAATGGGGAAAAAATTATCAGCAACATTCGGGATTGCGATTGATCCCGAGATTTTTTTAAATAAAGACGCCTCAATTGAAACTATATGTGCAGGCATTTTTGATTTATACTCATCATCCAACCCCACCCCTCTCAAGAATTGGATAAAAGATTATTTAGCAAATTTGATTGGGGAGCCTGCCGAAACAATCGATACAACAAACCCCCTCTCTTACTTTGATCTTGATTCAATTGATGCTGTCGTTATGGCAACAAAATTATCTGACGAATTTGGAATCGATATTCACCCAGAAACCTTTTTGGCCGAAGAGATCTCAATTGATAAGATAAGCA